One Etheostoma cragini isolate CJK2018 chromosome 6, CSU_Ecrag_1.0, whole genome shotgun sequence DNA window includes the following coding sequences:
- the LOC117946839 gene encoding RIIa domain-containing protein 1, which translates to MAGEGSLAKLDVGVLSAEQQEKLQQFKIKTRIDNEKYLRSHPEVEVLIGDFLRDVLLKTPADIREFAADHFTNPNLHAVIGSKMEGNMK; encoded by the exons ATGGCTGGAGAGGGCAGTTTGGCGAAACTAGACGTTGGTGTATTGAGTGCTGAACAGCAAGAGAAACTGCAACAGTTCAAG ATTAAGACGAGAATTGACAACGAGAAGTATTTGAGGTCGCATCCAGAAGTAGAGGTATTGATTGGCGACTTTCTGAG AGATGTGCTTCTTAAAACACCCGCTGACATCCGTGAGTTTGCTGCAG atCACTTCACCAACCCAAACCTCCATGCAGTTATTGGCTCCAAAATGGAAGGAAACATGAAGTGA
- the otoa gene encoding otoancorin — translation MATKGRPFFFLLIVACEALATPPKEYPANKCDFTDMAQKLMRKCLMKGYPAPVLMQLKTIFNDSNLPMAYRNSKQPDTLLSTFVNVMQSVFPNRANKNPQVNKMTNEMWNFSSLPSMIKLMRNSSVASTCYIQAFVGPLSWATLTSQSGNNMTLDDYDTLLWAAKPALQDMLFREINLPTYVGMRKHLKKMMEMLREMYGAMSTDQMTEVVKWGKEQITQNYFNCTMTPPDAKSMPMQCCKTGKLEWLNLDALNMMGPYISRLAPSDLDSSPKEQLCEYFRSAKFKSATSMTTDMKPSLGEKFLLKFQECFVGKTFAENVDKLGILACHYSAAPNLTPDVSRKLLSELNNCNDGSNPKLTQLKKALVKSAMSNASSAEELQRLGSSVNLLSSKQLSEIPAKVLKEFVQNNNVPWKRDQQRTLVHKLLGEECNRLSGKDLIALQSVAQGLPSCVLKHVKDILNDTEGLKNISKLMRKGQLMAMLQGLLRDVVPSELVQKMSGPLLRSLPLNKLDKANITSLDQVVDKMWNQAQAAFLAKKMHDENKLQWRLRSVLQGVTCKMIDQVADNDVQDMVQAISETPEWLSKVQAGCAARKLFATLEKGRADYFKTITEEEMKNIPTYLLPHLPPLKVKDLPDSVCPVFLDKMKEANLSSLPQRSPSRHALTKRALLCLANGKNVSELTNEDMSRLGPLLCELEPSQLLLMAPNVFNSSLQAMASCQYIPQRHKADIIQLVTQTFGDPSDWSAETMEALGPLLLLDDNVTSALPNKPWMKDVLYFLKLSLKQTSDALRKKVFDLITTTKSNSARKKRAVNSTSNDGKALTVKVIEELGMDNVYWTAAQLDQMSAETFLATLETLAAIPGYIADQLAMLIEKATKTFGSVSQMNESVVTQMGCLTRGFSNADLEKLPFSLDTLEEIAQCGWNESQMKPVWKGVAKHNNLTVQYLKAEDIVALNQFICGLNSSEIRQLNMTAFKDAVGAVGRVHCSFNVARQLTSLAVSAFGNPNNWNEAQVSELGNIVAGLDATELASLNPSVFSFLSKSCISFIPPHNLAALSVAQLEALGPDNAAMVTSEQQAALKDEQLVALERTVTGSLEQTESSAKSGAPSLSVEGISAFMKPLLFLLMAFLLL, via the exons atgGCCACAAAAGGAAGaccatttttctttctactcaTCGTGGCCTGTGAAGCCTTGG CCACGCCACCAAAAGAGTATCCTGCAAATAAATGTGACTTCACGGACATGGCCCAAAAACTG ATGAGGAAGTGCCTAATGAAGG GATACCCGGCCCCTGTGTTGATGCAGCTGAAAACTATCTTCAATGACAG TAACTTGCCTATGGCATACAGAAACTCTAAGCAACCGGACACCCTCCTATCTACCTTTGTCAATGTCATGCAGTCAGTCTTTCCTAATAGAgcaaacaaaaacccacaaGTCAATAAAATg ACAAATGAGATGTGGAATTTCAGCAGTCTTCCATCCATGATCAAGCTGATGAGGAACTCCTCT GTGGCATCTACTTGTTACATACAGGCATTTGTGGGCCCTCTGTCCTGGGCAACTTTAACCTCACAGAGTGGAAACAACATGACCTTAGATGACTATGACACACTGCTGTGGGCTGCCAAACCTGCGCTGCAGGATATGCTTTTTAGAGAAATTAACCTTCCTACTTATGTAGGAATGCGCAAACACCTGAAAAAAAT GATGGAGATGCTGAGGGAGATGTATGGTGCAATGTCTACAGACCAAATGACAGAAGTGGTCAAATGGGGAAAAGAGCAGATCACCCAGAATTACTTCAACTGTACAATGACCCCACCTGACGCCAAATCAA TGCCGATGCAGTGCTGCAAAACTGGAAAACTGGAATGGCTGAACTTGGATGCGTTGAACATGATGGGACCTTATATCTCCCGTTTAGCACCAAGCGATCTTGATTCTTCTCCCAAAGAACAG CTGTGTGAATACTTCCGCTCAGCCAAGTTCAAATCCGCCACGAGTATGACCACTGACATGAAACCCAGCCTGGGCGAGAAGTTTCTCCTAAAATTTCAAGAATGCTTTGTAGGAAAGACGTTTGCTGAGAATGTGGACAA GCTTGGCATACTGGCCTGTCATTATTCTGCTGCTCCAAACTTGACTCCTGACGTCAGCCGGAAACTCCTCTCTGAGCTTAACAACTGCAATGATGGCAGCAACCCCAAACTTACACAG CTGAAGAAAGCTCTTGTCAAGTCTGCGATGTCAAATGCAAGCAGCGCTGAAGAACTTCAAAGGCTGGGTAGCAGCGTTAACTTGCTGTCTTCCAAACAACTGTCCGAAATCCCTGCCAAAGTTCTCAAGGAATTTGTCCAAAACAACAACGTCCCATGGAAACGAGACCAGCAGCGCACCCTGGTCCACAAACTGCTGGGCGAAGAG TGTAATAGGTTGTCTGGTAAGGACCTGATAGCCCTTCAGTCAGTTGCACAAGGTTTGCCAAGCTGTGTGCTCAAGCATGTCAAGGATATCCTGAATGATACAGAGGGCCTGAAGAACATCTCTAAGCTGATGAGGAAGGGGCAGCTGATGGCCATGCTGCAGGGG TTGCTCCGAGACGTGGTTCCCTCAGAGCTGGTGCAGAAAATGTCAGGCCCTTTGCTTCGCAGCCTTCCTCTAAACAAGCTGGACAAAGCAAACATCACCTCTTTGGACCAAGTGGTGGATAAAATGTGGAATCAGGCACAG gCAGCTTTCCTTGCAAAAAAGAtgcatgatgaaaataaacttcAATG GAGGCTGCGTTCAGTTCTTCAGGGAGTAACCTGTAAGATGATTGACCAAGTAGCAGACAATGACGTGCAAGACATGGTTCAGGCCATCTCAGAGACTCCAGAGTGGCTTTCTAAAGTGCAG GCAGGATGTGCTGCCCGAAAGCTTTTTGCGACTTTGGAGAAAGGGAGAGCTGACTACTTCAAAACCATCACCGAGGAGGAGATGAAAAACATTCCAACATACTTACTTCCTCACCTGCC GCCTTTGAAGGTGAAGGATTTGCCCGACTCTGTGTGTCCTGTTTTCCTCGACAAGATGAAGGAAGCCAACCTGAGCTCATTACCTCAACGTTCCCCGTCTCGCCACGCACTTACCAAGAGAGCTCTGCTTTGCCTGGCCAAT GGGAAAAACGTATCTGAGCTGACCAATGAGGATATGTCCAGGCTTGGACCGCTTTTGTGTGAGCTTGAGCCATCCCAACTGCTGCTCATGGCCCCTAATGTCTTCAATTCCAGCCTACAGGCCATGGCTTCCTGCCAGTACATTCCTCAACGTCACAAGGCAGATATAATTCAGCTGGTCACGCAGACTTTTGG GGATCcatctgattggtcagctgagACTATGGAAGCACTGGGTCCTCTCCTCCTTTTGGATGACAATGTCACATCTGCTCTGCCCAATAAG ccTTGGATGAAGGACGTTCTCTATTTCCTGAAGCTGAGCCTGAAACAGACCTCAGATGCcctgagaaaaaaagtcttcgatctcatcaccaccaccaaaTCAAATTCAGCGCGTAAAAAGAGAGCAG TCAACAGTACCAGTAATGATGGTAAAGCACTCACTGTGAAGGTGATTGAAGAATTGGGAATGGACAACGTCTACTGGACAGCAGCACAGCTGGATCAGATGTCAGCCGAAACCTTCCTCGCTACTTTAGAAACACTTGCCGCCATCCCTGGCTACATTGCAGATCAACTGGCCATGCTCATTGAAAAAGCAACTAAG ACGTTTGGCTCGGTGTCACAGATGAACGAGAGTGTTGTGACGCAGATGGGATGTTTGACTCGGGGCTTCTCCAATGCAGACCTGGAGAAGCTCCCCTTCTCGCTGGACACTCTGGAGGAAATTGCCCAGTGTGGCTGGAATGAGTCACAG ATGAAGCCGGTGTGGAAGGGTGTTGCTAAACATAACAACCTGACAGTGCAGTACCTGAAAGCAGAAGACATAGTAGCACTGAACCAGTTCATCTGTGGCCTAAACTCCAGCGAGATCAGACAGCTCAACATGACCGCCTTCAA gGACGCCGTGGGCGCAGTAGGTCGTGTTCATTGCTCCTTCAATGTTGCACGGCAGTTGACAAGTCTTGCTGTGTCTGCATTTGGAAATCCCAACAACTGGAACGAAGCACAAGTGTCTGAGCTGGGCAACATTGTTG CTGGGTTGGATGCAACAGAGTTGGCTTCTTTGAACCCATCTGTCTTCTCATTTCTCAGCAAGTCCTGCATCTCGTTCATACCACCACACAACTTAGCT GCACTCTCTGTTGCTCAGCTGGAGGCTCTTGGACCTGACAACGCTGCCATGGTAACAAGTGAACAACAGGCTGCCTTGAAAGATGAGCAGCTGGTTGCTCTTGAAAGGACAGTGACCGGTTCACTAGAACAAACAGAAAGCTCTGCCAAGTCAG GAGCTCCGTCGCTGAGTGTCGAGGGGATCTCAGCCTTCATGAAGCCCCTTCTGTTTCTCCTCATGGCCTTCCTGTTGCTGTGA